The genomic interval TTAGTCACTCAACACCTCTCTTTCTTTTTCATCAAAATATTCATCCGCAAGACCTATAAAATCAGCCAGTAAGGCTTTTTTCTGAGTTCCCTCACAAGTCGCTTCAATTTCTGAAACGGCCCACATCATGAGATATTTATAGTTATAGCCGTGTTTTTTGCCTAAAATAATGAATTTCATCATGTTCTTACTATTTAAAAAGCCCTGATGCATCACAATTTCATCTTTAAATTTCTCAAATGTATTTTGTCGATAAACGGTAGCGACTTTTTCAAATTGATCACGCTGCAGCTTATTAAGAAACTTCATAAATTTATTGGATGGATGCGCTGGATGTTTATAATGCACTTTTTGGTAGCCTTGTTCTTGATATTTAGAGGTTAGAAAGTTAAAAATCTCCCAATGTTGGCTCACGCTGATATCAAGCACTGAATCAAAATGACCACTAAAGCTCATATTATTAGGGACAAGATAAACATATTGATAGAAATCTTCTTTCTCCAAAATGAGTGTCTCTCCTGCCCCTTTCATCAATTTTTTAGCTACTATTTTATTTAGGCGAATTGTTAATAGTTCCATATCTCCCCTAATCAATCATTTCATCTAACCAGTCAAGTGAGGCACTCCGAACGCCCATGACTGCTTTTAGAGTGCTATAAGCCATATTTTCTTTTTTCGTAATGCCTTTGGTGCGCTCCTCTTCATTAGTAGGGGAAAAATAGCCAATGTTATCAATCGAGCCAATGGCGCAACCCTTGCCTTGCAAAAATTCAATTCTTGATTGCAACGTCCGTAAATCTACATTTAGAGATTGAGCCAACATTTTACCGTTAATTGCTTTATCAATCCCTTTATGGTCTGCCAGTATTTTAATAATGTTTTGATCTATTTTCTGTAAATCAGTTATCTTCATTGAGATACCCCCAAATTCTAGTGATGGTTTCTAAGAATTGCTCATAACTTGCTCTCTGTCTAGCTTCGCCAATCAAGGCAAACATTAAGATAGTCATAGCTTCGTTGCTTGTATCACTGATAAGATACTCTAAATTGTCCTTATTGCCTTCATTTTCAAGGACATCAATCGTAATTTTCATGGTTTAGTTTCCTTTATTTGTAATTTCATAATAGCCAGCTCTTTACCTAAAAAGGGGACTGGTTGCGTGCATAAGTTGCTTTTCACTCCGCTGGGTAAGATAATACCTGTACTTGCTTCGAACTGCTGTATTAAGTCATATTTAACCGCTCGTGCGTTGTCAATTATCTTAAACGGGTGTTTGCCTATCGGTCTAAAACTATTCCGTCCGTGCCGTTTTATAGCCGTGTAGCCTTGGTAGTGTTCTATCATTTATCCACCTCATCAAAGAGACTGATTTCTCCGCCCTCTTTTTCGCCCTCAAATCGGACACCTTGCTTATATTTGCGAACTTTAAAAGAATAATCAACGGTGCCTGTATTCGCGTTTAATGGGTCTACCTTTTCAATCTGCTTGTCTATAAGTTCTGCATGATAGGTTTTTAA from Lactococcus lactis carries:
- a CDS encoding HTH domain-containing protein, with protein sequence MKITDLQKIDQNIIKILADHKGIDKAINGKMLAQSLNVDLRTLQSRIEFLQGKGCAIGSIDNIGYFSPTNEEERTKGITKKENMAYSTLKAVMGVRSASLDWLDEMID